A stretch of Myroides oncorhynchi DNA encodes these proteins:
- a CDS encoding M13 family metallopeptidase, which yields MNKRVLLTSAFAVVSLVACKDAKNTEDKEDQVAHGINLEYMDKNVKPGDDFFRYVNGTWYDKTDIPDDRTRWGSFDELRKNTDKDAIDILKEAVADTKLDPKSDQAKAVAIYQTYLDDAKRNELGVNPLKPYLDKINAIKTPEDATKLINELVAEGGLGIYSIYVYADAKNSQANAVYLSTGSLGLPDRDYYVLDDKDTKEKRDQYVAHVARMLELAGESKDEATTDSKRVLSIETKMATPRLTRVERRDSRLTYNPMTIAELQKTTPAVDWNAYIAATGLKNVDKVIVSQPKYMKALNEILSAKNIEELKAYMKWTLVNSNASYLSTDMEKANWEFYSKTLEGAKEQRPVDERALAVVNGTVGEALGQLYVAKKFPKEAKEKAQAMIKNVLTAFGERIKALPWMAEETKKGALEKLATTTVKIGYPDKWEDYSKMTIKSPKDGGNHFENMKNADKWGIAKNMADFGKPVDKSRWGMAPQTVNAYFNPIYNEIVFPAAILQPPFYDYKADEAINYGGIGAVIGHEISHSFDDSGARYDKNGNLNNWWTDADLTSFTKLGDALAAQYSALEPLPGVFVDGKFTLGENIGDLGGVNAAYDGLKIFLKENKDPGLIDGFTPEQRFFISWGTIWRTKARDEAIKNQVKTDPHAPGHYRAYVPLQNVDAFYEAFGIKEGDKLYIKPENRVKIW from the coding sequence ATGAACAAAAGAGTTTTATTAACTTCTGCCTTTGCTGTAGTATCATTAGTGGCTTGTAAAGACGCTAAGAATACTGAAGACAAAGAAGATCAAGTAGCACACGGAATCAACCTAGAATACATGGACAAAAATGTAAAGCCTGGTGACGATTTCTTCCGTTATGTAAACGGTACTTGGTATGACAAAACTGATATTCCAGACGATAGAACACGTTGGGGAAGTTTTGACGAATTAAGAAAAAATACAGACAAAGATGCTATTGACATCTTAAAAGAAGCTGTAGCAGACACGAAACTTGACCCTAAGTCTGATCAAGCAAAAGCTGTAGCTATCTACCAAACGTATTTAGATGATGCTAAGAGAAATGAGTTAGGTGTTAATCCACTTAAACCTTACTTAGATAAAATCAATGCAATCAAAACTCCTGAAGATGCAACTAAATTAATCAATGAATTAGTAGCAGAAGGTGGTCTTGGTATTTATTCAATCTACGTATATGCTGACGCTAAAAACTCTCAAGCAAATGCAGTATACTTAAGTACAGGTTCTTTAGGACTACCTGACCGTGACTATTATGTATTAGATGATAAAGATACTAAAGAAAAACGCGATCAATATGTAGCTCACGTGGCACGCATGTTAGAATTAGCTGGGGAATCTAAAGATGAGGCTACTACTGATTCTAAACGTGTATTATCTATCGAAACTAAGATGGCTACACCACGCCTTACTAGAGTAGAGCGTAGAGATAGTCGTCTTACTTACAATCCTATGACAATCGCTGAGTTACAAAAAACGACTCCTGCAGTAGACTGGAATGCATACATTGCAGCAACAGGTCTTAAGAATGTAGATAAAGTTATCGTATCTCAACCAAAATATATGAAAGCTCTTAATGAAATCCTTTCTGCTAAGAATATAGAGGAGTTAAAAGCATATATGAAATGGACTTTAGTAAACAGTAATGCTAGCTACTTATCAACTGATATGGAGAAAGCGAACTGGGAATTCTATTCTAAAACTTTAGAGGGAGCAAAAGAGCAAAGACCAGTTGACGAAAGAGCACTTGCTGTAGTAAATGGTACTGTAGGTGAAGCTTTAGGTCAATTATATGTTGCTAAAAAATTCCCTAAAGAAGCAAAAGAAAAAGCACAAGCAATGATTAAAAACGTACTTACTGCATTCGGTGAGCGTATCAAAGCATTGCCATGGATGGCTGAAGAAACTAAAAAAGGAGCTTTAGAGAAATTAGCTACTACTACGGTTAAAATAGGGTACCCAGACAAATGGGAGGATTACTCTAAGATGACTATCAAATCACCTAAAGACGGTGGTAACCATTTTGAAAACATGAAGAATGCAGATAAATGGGGTATCGCTAAGAACATGGCTGACTTCGGTAAACCAGTAGATAAATCACGTTGGGGTATGGCTCCACAAACAGTTAATGCGTACTTCAACCCTATTTATAACGAAATCGTATTCCCTGCTGCTATCTTACAACCTCCATTCTATGACTATAAAGCTGATGAAGCTATCAACTATGGTGGTATCGGAGCTGTAATCGGACATGAGATTTCTCACAGTTTTGATGATTCAGGTGCACGTTATGATAAAAATGGTAACCTGAACAATTGGTGGACTGACGCAGACTTAACTAGTTTTACTAAACTAGGTGATGCTTTAGCTGCTCAATACAGTGCTTTAGAGCCATTACCAGGAGTATTCGTAGATGGTAAATTCACTTTAGGAGAGAACATCGGAGATTTAGGTGGTGTTAATGCTGCTTATGACGGATTAAAAATCTTCTTGAAAGAAAATAAAGATCCAGGTCTTATTGACGGATTCACACCAGAACAACGCTTCTTTATTTCATGGGGAACTATCTGGAGAACTAAAGCTCGTGATGAAGCTATCAAGAACCAAGTTAAAACAGATCCACATGCTCCAGGTCACTACAGAGCGTATGTACCTCTACAAAACGTAGATGCTTTCTATGAAGCATTTGGTATCAAAGAAGGTGATAAATTATATATCAAACCAGAAAACAGAGTTAAAATCTGGTAG
- a CDS encoding SCO family protein, with protein sequence MLHFFKKYKYFFIFFFLLCAGIMFMFYNALKYRKSLPVYTPAMVNPEMVDSLIQHEANKQKHRIEAFKFFNQNGDTIANKDYDGHIYVADFFFTTCTTICPIMSDNMVWLQEKIKQTPGVKLLSHSVTPDIDSVPVLKEYAIRKGVDDKVWNLVTGNKRDIYHIARNSYLAVKTGSPEEMYDMVHTENFVLVDGSGRIRGFYDGTNLDTPDEETKNMQQLWEDIQWLYKHEQSKKK encoded by the coding sequence ATGTTACACTTTTTCAAGAAATATAAATACTTTTTTATTTTCTTTTTCCTTTTATGTGCTGGGATCATGTTTATGTTTTACAATGCGCTTAAGTATAGAAAATCATTGCCTGTATACACGCCAGCTATGGTAAACCCTGAGATGGTAGATAGTTTAATACAGCATGAAGCTAATAAACAAAAGCACAGAATAGAGGCTTTTAAGTTCTTTAATCAGAATGGTGATACCATTGCGAATAAAGATTACGATGGACATATTTATGTGGCGGACTTCTTCTTTACTACTTGTACTACTATTTGTCCTATTATGAGTGATAATATGGTATGGCTACAAGAGAAGATTAAACAAACGCCTGGTGTGAAGTTATTATCACATTCTGTAACGCCTGATATTGATAGTGTACCTGTACTTAAAGAATACGCTATTCGCAAAGGGGTGGATGATAAGGTATGGAACCTAGTGACTGGTAATAAGCGTGATATCTATCACATCGCTCGTAATTCATATTTAGCAGTTAAGACAGGATCTCCAGAAGAAATGTATGATATGGTACATACCGAAAACTTTGTTTTAGTAGATGGTAGTGGACGTATTAGGGGTTTCTATGATGGTACTAATCTTGATACACCAGATGAGGAAACTAAGAATATGCAACAGCTATGGGAAGATATTCAATGGCTTTATAAACATGAACAGAGTAAGAAAAAGTAA
- a CDS encoding FeoA family protein: MSTTLDLLKRNEKGVIVDFDMQKVPLKLLEMGCLPGNAVELLEVAPLGDPIYLCINDTHLSIRKELAREIQVDLVG, encoded by the coding sequence GTGAGTACAACTTTAGACTTATTGAAAAGAAATGAGAAAGGTGTTATTGTAGACTTTGATATGCAAAAAGTTCCTTTAAAATTATTGGAAATGGGATGTTTACCTGGTAACGCCGTAGAGCTTCTTGAGGTAGCTCCTTTAGGAGATCCAATATATTTGTGTATTAATGATACACATTTATCTATTCGCAAAGAATTAGCTAGAGAGATACAAGTAGACTTAGTTGGCTAA
- the feoB gene encoding ferrous iron transport protein B — MKKDIKVALIGNPNVGKTSVFNALTGLNHKIGNYPGITVDKKSGVAKLDDNVNATIIDLPGTYSINASSEDERIVLDLLFDPTNEDFPDVAIVVADIENLKRNLLLFTQVKELGVPTILAVNMADNMEEKGISIKIAELEQKLKTKVVLISAKKKLGIQELKEAVLNYKDHSIEPCLNATDVNTEFFSKLALTFSNLSVFKLWMIYSQDIKIGNIGKKEIEAKGIHLEESEIKKLQHKKTIKRYQFINDTLKETYSRDVNKATDVRSKVDRILTHKVWGYLIFFGIMTLVFQAIFEWSSIPMDWIDEQFANLSTWVHATMEPGKLTDLIADGIVPGIGGVMPFIPQIAILFMFISILEETGYMSRVVFLMDKLMRPFGLSGKSVVPLISGNACAIPAIMSARNIENPKERLITILVTPFTTCSARIPVYIIIIALVIPDTRIFGFLSIQGLTLTLFYFVGFLAALLSSWALSKYIKSERKSYFVIEMPNYRTPIIKNVVMNMYEKTKAFVVGAGKIIFVLSIIIWFLGAHGPGERFEKAEEHITEVYKDKGVSEEELSEHIASYKLESSYIGILGKAIEPVIKPLGYDWKVGIAVLSSFVGREIFVGVLGTIYNVGSGDENDEDGRIKQKMAAEIWPDTGEPVFTLASGVSLMFFYAFAMQCTATVAIVRRETKSWKWTIYQLVFMTVFAYVAALIAYQLLK; from the coding sequence ATGAAAAAAGATATAAAAGTTGCCCTAATAGGGAATCCTAACGTAGGGAAAACCTCTGTATTTAATGCCTTAACGGGTTTAAACCATAAGATAGGTAATTATCCTGGTATTACTGTTGATAAGAAATCTGGTGTAGCAAAATTGGATGATAATGTGAATGCCACGATCATCGACTTGCCTGGTACATATAGTATTAATGCGAGCTCGGAGGATGAGCGCATTGTACTAGATTTATTGTTCGATCCTACGAACGAAGACTTTCCAGATGTAGCTATTGTTGTAGCTGATATAGAAAATCTTAAACGTAACTTACTGCTGTTTACTCAAGTGAAAGAGCTTGGCGTACCAACTATATTAGCTGTGAATATGGCTGATAATATGGAGGAAAAAGGTATTAGCATTAAGATAGCTGAACTAGAACAAAAACTGAAGACAAAAGTTGTTCTTATCAGTGCTAAAAAGAAACTTGGAATACAAGAGTTAAAGGAAGCTGTACTTAATTATAAAGACCATTCAATAGAACCTTGTCTTAATGCTACAGATGTAAATACTGAGTTTTTTAGTAAACTTGCCTTGACATTCTCTAACCTTTCTGTTTTTAAACTGTGGATGATTTATTCTCAGGATATCAAGATTGGCAATATTGGGAAGAAAGAAATAGAAGCAAAGGGAATTCACTTAGAAGAAAGTGAAATCAAAAAGCTTCAACACAAAAAAACAATCAAACGTTACCAGTTTATCAACGATACATTAAAGGAAACATATTCTAGAGATGTAAATAAGGCAACAGATGTACGTAGTAAAGTAGATAGAATCCTTACGCATAAAGTATGGGGATATCTTATCTTCTTTGGTATTATGACATTGGTATTCCAAGCAATATTTGAGTGGTCTAGTATCCCGATGGATTGGATAGATGAGCAGTTTGCTAATCTGAGTACGTGGGTACACGCTACAATGGAGCCAGGTAAACTGACAGATCTTATAGCAGATGGTATCGTACCTGGTATAGGAGGGGTAATGCCTTTCATACCACAGATCGCTATCTTATTTATGTTTATCTCTATTTTAGAAGAGACAGGATATATGAGTAGAGTAGTCTTTTTAATGGATAAGCTTATGCGTCCTTTTGGATTAAGTGGTAAGTCAGTTGTGCCTCTTATCTCTGGTAATGCGTGTGCTATTCCTGCGATTATGTCTGCTCGTAACATCGAGAATCCTAAAGAGAGATTAATTACCATACTTGTAACTCCATTCACGACGTGTTCTGCTCGTATACCAGTATACATTATCATTATTGCTTTAGTAATTCCTGATACGCGTATCTTTGGATTCTTAAGTATTCAAGGGTTAACATTGACGTTATTCTACTTTGTAGGATTTTTAGCTGCTCTATTGTCATCTTGGGCATTGAGCAAGTATATTAAGAGTGAGCGCAAGTCTTACTTTGTTATAGAGATGCCTAACTACCGTACGCCGATCATCAAGAACGTAGTGATGAATATGTATGAGAAGACAAAGGCATTCGTAGTAGGTGCGGGTAAGATTATCTTCGTATTGTCTATCATTATTTGGTTCTTAGGAGCTCACGGACCAGGAGAACGCTTTGAAAAAGCAGAAGAACACATCACTGAAGTATATAAAGATAAAGGAGTAAGTGAAGAAGAACTTAGCGAACATATAGCAAGTTATAAATTAGAGAGTTCATATATCGGTATTCTAGGGAAAGCCATAGAGCCTGTTATTAAACCTCTAGGGTATGACTGGAAAGTAGGTATCGCTGTACTATCATCATTCGTAGGACGTGAGATATTCGTCGGAGTACTTGGAACTATTTATAACGTAGGTTCTGGGGATGAGAATGATGAAGATGGACGTATTAAACAAAAAATGGCAGCTGAAATATGGCCTGATACTGGAGAGCCTGTATTCACTCTTGCGAGTGGGGTCTCTCTGATGTTTTTCTATGCCTTTGCGATGCAGTGTACTGCTACAGTAGCCATCGTACGTAGAGAGACTAAGTCGTGGAAGTGGACTATTTACCAATTGGTATTTATGACGGTCTTCGCTTATGTCGCTGCACTTATAGCATATCAACTCTTAAAATAA
- a CDS encoding FeoB-associated Cys-rich membrane protein, whose protein sequence is MGYQEIIAYAIVIIALGYIIKKGFWKNNSNKKGSCGGGSCGCS, encoded by the coding sequence ATGGGATACCAAGAAATAATTGCCTATGCAATTGTAATTATTGCATTAGGGTATATCATTAAAAAAGGTTTCTGGAAGAATAATAGTAATAAGAAAGGTTCTTGTGGCGGAGGTAGCTGTGGATGTTCTTAG
- the trpA gene encoding tryptophan synthase subunit alpha gives MNNRINTLFEQKKSDILSIYFTAGYPAIDDTLTILKHLDSAGVDMVEIGMPFSDPLADGPVIQHSSEQALLNGITVSKLFEQLKDMRQHIKMSIVLMGYLNPILRYGIEAFLVKCAEVGVDGIILPDLPMDYYLSHFKPHCVSHNISNIMLISNDTSEERVRHIDEQTEGFIYLVSSNGTTGSNKTLEDQQVYYKHIQSLNLKNPSLIGFGVRDKQTYDLTNQYSAGAIIGTAFMKHINEYGIDQESIHNFVKSIRQV, from the coding sequence ATGAACAATAGAATAAACACACTCTTCGAACAGAAGAAGTCAGATATATTATCGATTTACTTCACGGCAGGTTATCCTGCGATAGACGACACATTGACTATTTTAAAGCACCTAGACTCAGCGGGTGTAGATATGGTAGAGATAGGGATGCCGTTCTCTGACCCTTTAGCTGATGGACCTGTGATACAGCACAGCAGTGAGCAGGCTCTTTTAAACGGCATCACGGTAAGTAAGCTTTTCGAGCAATTAAAAGACATGAGACAGCATATAAAGATGTCTATTGTCTTAATGGGGTATCTTAACCCTATATTGCGTTATGGTATAGAAGCCTTCTTAGTGAAGTGTGCAGAAGTAGGTGTAGATGGTATCATCCTACCTGATTTGCCTATGGATTATTACCTCTCTCACTTTAAACCACATTGTGTAAGCCACAATATCAGTAATATTATGTTGATAAGTAATGATACTTCAGAGGAGAGAGTAAGACATATAGACGAGCAGACAGAAGGGTTTATCTACTTAGTATCTTCTAATGGTACGACAGGGTCTAACAAGACACTAGAAGACCAACAGGTATATTATAAACACATCCAAAGTCTAAACTTAAAGAACCCTTCGCTAATCGGATTTGGTGTAAGAGATAAGCAAACGTATGACTTGACTAATCAGTATAGTGCAGGAGCGATTATAGGAACAGCCTTTATGAAGCATATAAATGAATATGGTATAGATCAAGAGAGCATTCATAACTTCGTCAAGAGCATTAGGCAAGTATAG
- the trpB gene encoding tryptophan synthase subunit beta, which translates to MKEFNPNEQGYYGEYGGSFIPEMLYKNVSDLQENYLDIIQTEEFQQELNLLLKDYVGRPTPLFYSANLSAKYKAKIYLKREDLNHTGAHKINNTIGQVLLAKRLGKKRIIAETGAGQHGVATATTCALLNLECTVFMGAHDIERQKPNVERMRMLGAKVVAAQSGSKTLKDATNEAIREWINNPQETYYVIGSVVGPHPYPDMVAKFQSIISKEIKTQLVEHEGTPNPNYVVACVGGGSNAMGAFYHFIDNGHTKLVAVEAAGLGVESGQTAATIALGKQGIIHGSKTYLIQTEDGQIIEPYSISAGLDYPGIGPAHAYLSDTGKITVGSITDDEAIKAAFELTRIDGIIPALESAHALAYLNKMDLKPSDIVVVNLSGRGDKDMITYSKYFNDEQ; encoded by the coding sequence ATGAAAGAATTTAACCCAAACGAACAAGGATATTACGGAGAATATGGAGGTTCATTCATCCCTGAGATGCTGTATAAGAATGTATCTGACTTACAGGAGAATTACCTAGACATTATACAGACAGAAGAGTTTCAACAAGAACTAAACCTTCTACTAAAAGACTATGTCGGGAGACCGACACCCCTATTCTACTCTGCTAATCTATCTGCAAAGTACAAGGCAAAGATTTACCTAAAGAGAGAAGACTTAAATCATACAGGAGCACATAAAATCAACAATACCATAGGACAAGTACTACTAGCAAAACGCCTTGGTAAAAAGAGAATTATAGCTGAGACAGGTGCAGGACAGCACGGGGTAGCAACTGCGACTACATGTGCCTTACTAAACCTAGAGTGTACTGTATTTATGGGAGCGCACGATATCGAACGTCAGAAACCTAACGTAGAGCGTATGCGCATGTTAGGAGCTAAAGTAGTAGCTGCACAAAGTGGTAGCAAAACGCTTAAAGACGCTACTAATGAAGCGATTCGCGAGTGGATTAATAATCCACAAGAGACTTATTATGTGATAGGGTCAGTCGTAGGTCCACATCCTTACCCGGATATGGTAGCGAAGTTTCAATCTATCATCAGCAAGGAAATCAAGACGCAGTTAGTAGAGCACGAGGGTACTCCTAATCCTAATTATGTAGTAGCTTGTGTAGGTGGAGGAAGTAACGCTATGGGGGCATTCTACCACTTTATAGATAACGGTCATACGAAGTTAGTCGCTGTAGAAGCAGCAGGCTTAGGAGTAGAATCAGGTCAAACTGCGGCTACCATTGCCTTGGGAAAACAAGGAATTATACACGGTAGCAAAACATATCTTATACAGACAGAGGACGGACAGATTATCGAGCCTTATTCTATCTCAGCAGGATTAGACTATCCGGGTATAGGGCCAGCACACGCTTATCTAAGTGATACGGGTAAAATCACAGTGGGTAGTATCACAGATGACGAAGCGATCAAGGCTGCTTTTGAACTAACGCGTATAGATGGTATTATCCCTGCTCTAGAATCAGCCCATGCGTTAGCTTACTTAAATAAAATGGACTTAAAACCTAGTGATATCGTAGTAGTGAACTTATCAGGACGTGGAGATAAAGATATGATTACGTACTCTAAATACTTTAATGATGAACAATAG
- a CDS encoding phosphoribosylanthranilate isomerase: MKKIKICGMFNPDNINAVGLSDIDLMGFIFYPKSKRFVAEDINTTVDNLPSHIKKVGVFVNATREEVIEKVQQYHLDYIQLHGDETVEECRFYTEKGIKVLKAFSIGTTEDLDKTKPYSPYCELFVFDTPTANYGGSGQSFDWRVLHHYHGETPYLLSGGLGIHNIKQALLLTEEKLIGFDINSKLENNQYQKDINLVQQLVNNIRKHERI, encoded by the coding sequence ATGAAGAAGATAAAAATCTGTGGAATGTTTAACCCTGATAATATCAATGCAGTAGGGCTATCGGATATTGATCTAATGGGATTCATCTTTTATCCGAAGTCAAAGCGATTTGTAGCAGAAGATATTAACACCACTGTTGATAACCTACCTTCTCATATTAAGAAGGTAGGAGTATTCGTTAACGCGACAAGAGAAGAAGTAATAGAAAAGGTACAACAATATCACTTAGACTATATTCAACTTCACGGTGATGAGACAGTAGAGGAATGTCGCTTTTATACAGAAAAAGGAATCAAGGTCCTTAAAGCTTTTTCTATCGGGACAACAGAGGATTTAGACAAGACAAAGCCATATAGCCCTTACTGTGAGCTATTCGTCTTTGATACGCCTACGGCAAACTATGGAGGTAGTGGGCAGTCATTTGATTGGCGTGTGTTACATCATTATCATGGAGAAACACCTTACCTACTCAGTGGGGGACTAGGAATACACAATATAAAACAAGCTCTACTGCTAACAGAAGAGAAGTTAATCGGCTTCGACATCAATAGCAAATTAGAGAATAATCAATATCAAAAAGACATCAATCTAGTACAACAACTAGTTAACAACATAAGAAAACATGAAAGAATTTAA